Proteins from a genomic interval of Oncorhynchus clarkii lewisi isolate Uvic-CL-2024 chromosome 13, UVic_Ocla_1.0, whole genome shotgun sequence:
- the LOC139364805 gene encoding DNA-directed RNA polymerase III subunit RPC10 translates to MLLFCPTCGNVLIVEEGQKCYRFACNTCPYVHNITRKVNNRKYPKLKEVDDVLGGAAAWENVDSTPEKCPKCEHPRAFFMQIQTRSADEPMTTFYKCCNYECGHRWRD, encoded by the exons ATGCTTCTGTTTTGTCCAACATGTGGGAATGTGTTGATTGTAGAGGAAGGACAGAAGTGCTATCGATTCGCCTGCAACACATGTCCGTACGTGCATAACATTACTAGGAAG GTAAACAACAGGAAGTATCCCAAACTGAAAGAGGTTGATGATGTGCTTGGTGGAGCTGCAGCCTGGGAAAATGTGGATTCCACGCCAG AAAAATGTCCCAAGTGTGAGCACCCCCGAGCATTCTTCATGCAGATTCAGACCAGATCTGCAGATGAACCGATGACAACGTTCTACAAATGCTGCAATTATGAGTGTGGACATCGCTGGAGAGACTAA
- the LOC139364803 gene encoding U11/U12 small nuclear ribonucleoprotein 25 kDa protein-like, with product MMGEETQSLHLDEGLSVKEEKLGQAEGKMNQVEDEQPEEVEEEDEEDEEALPHSEFLDIFEEGLARLVQDPLLCDLPIQVTLEEVNSQVALEYGQAMTVRVCKADGEVMPIVVVQNAMVLDLKKAIQRFMELKQQREGGVKHVSWRYVWRTFHLIFQGEKLDDDKMKLKDYGIRNRDEVTFMKRLRKK from the exons ATGATGGGGGAGGAGACCCAGTCCCTTCACCTAGATGAGGGACTGTCTGTAAAAGAAGAGAAGTTAGGACAggcagagggaaagatgaaccaaGTGGAGGATGAACAACCAGAGGAGGttgaagaggaagatgaggaggacgaAGAAGCATTACCACACTCGGAATTCCTGGACATCTTTGAAGAAGGACTGGCTCGCCTTGTACAGGACCCTCTACTCTGTGACCTTCCCATTCAG GTGACTCTGGAGGAGGTGAATTCCCAGGTTGCTCTGGAGTATGGCCAAGCCATGACTGTCCGTGTATGCAAAGCGGATGGCGAAGTAATGC CCATAGTGGTGGTGCAGAATGCTATGGTGCTGGATTTGAAGAAAGCCATTCAGAGGTTCATGGAGCTGAAACAGCAACGGGAGGGTGGGGTGAAGCACGTCAGCTG GAGATACGTATGGAGAACCTTTCATCTCATATTTCAAGGGGAGAAGCTTGATGATGACAAAATGAAACTAAAGGA ttaTGGGATCAGAAACAGAGATGAGGTGACATTCATGAAGAGACTGAGGAAGAAGTGA
- the LOC139364801 gene encoding uncharacterized protein encodes MSGSSEHRELDRISMEMNQLSFRRQQLIDRRNMLTILQEFRNRTNRSNTDGSKEQTEIQCLDKELQELSEKKRELQERQDNILHSKDQIKECIISQGGVSVLPDPSVVFVEAPPSIPAPEVILDIQKLPPCSAQTQCPQCRQFITTEIVTSVGNVACLVCVTMSILGCVAGCCLIPFCIDNFKDVTHRCPKCRSPIITIKKL; translated from the exons ATGTCTGGCTCTTCTGAGCACAGGGAGCTGGATAGGATCTCCATGGAGATGAACCAACTGTCATTCAGGAGGCAGCAACTGATCGACCGCAGGAACATGCTGACCATCCTGCAGGAGTTCAGGAACCGCACCAACCGCAGTAATACAG ATGGCTCCAAGGAGCAGACTGAGATTCAATGCCTTGATAAGGAACTGCAGGAGCTGTCTGAGAAGAAGAGAGAGCTGCAGGAAAGGCAAGATAACATTCTCCATTCCAAGGACCAAATAAAAG AGTGCATCATCAGTCAGGGGGGCGTATCTGTTCTCCCTGACCCCTCTGTTGTCTTTGTTGAAGCTCCACCCTCTATACCAG CTCCGGAGGTAATCCTGGACATCCAGAAACTTCCTCCCTGCTCAGCTCAGACCCAGTGCCCACAGTGTCGACAGTTCATCACCACAGAGATTGTCACTTCAGTAGGCAATGTGGCCTGTCTGGTCTGTGTCACAATGTCTATACTTGG CTGTGTGGCTGGCTGCTGCCTTATCCCTTTCTGCATTGATAACTTCAAAGATGTCACGCATAGATGTCCTAAGTGTCGAAGTCCAATAATCACCATCAAAAAGCTCTGA